GAACCACCCGGGGCGGTCTCATTCGCCTCCCTCAGCGAGCGCGTGACCGACGACGGTGAGCGCCCGGTCCGGGCCGAGCAGCCCGGCGACCGGCATCGGCGCGGTGATCCGCACCTCGACCACGTCGAGCCCGTCGACCTGGGCGCGCCGCGCGCTGACCTCCTGGGCGTACCTGTCGGACAGGCCTGCGGACACCAGCGCCCGGGTGCGCTCCGCGCCCTCCTCGACGCCCCGGTCCGCGAGCGCCGCGTAGCGGGCGCCCTCGGCCGCGCAGTCGACCAGCGTGTTCCGCACGTGCTGGATGAGGGCCAGTTGCAGCACCGCCGCGAAGATCAGCGACGTCAGCGCCCCGACGAGCACGAAGTCCACCAGCGCTGACCCCCGCTCCCCCGCCGCCGCGCCGTTCGGTGGCCCGTGCTGTGGGCTGTTCGCTGAGGCGCGCCACCGACCGAGCGGGGCGACAGCGGACCGCCGCACGAGGGTGTCCGGCCCTGTCACGGAGGTCCCGTGACGCTCGCGATCGAGCTCTCGAAGAGGTTGGAGAGCGCCGGGCCCGCCACCGCCCACAACGCCACGACCAGGCCCGCGGTCATCAGCGTGATCAGCACCCATCCGGGCACGTCACCACGGTCGTCGCCCGCCCACCCCGCGCCAGGCCGCGCGGCGAGGGGACTGCCCGCCTCTGACTGGTCCCTGTCGCCGTCATCCCGGTCCATCGCTTCCTCCTGCATGGTGGCTCCTTCATCTGTTGCGGTCCACATGGGTCACAGCCCGACCTTGAGCACGGCGATGCTGGGGAACACGGCGAAGACGATGGTCACCGGCAGGATGAGGAACACCACCGGCACCATCATCAGCACCTCCTTGCGACCGCCCAGCTCCATGAGGTCGCGCCGTCGGTGCTCGCGGACGTCTTGCGCCTGGGAGCGGAGGACCTCCGCCAACGGGGTTCCCCGCTCGACCGCGACGGCGACGCCCTCGGCGAAGCGCGCGAGGGCCGGCAGCCCTGTGCGGTCTGCGAGTTTCTCCAGGGCATGAGCCAGGGGCGTGCCGGAGCGGGCGTCGGCCAGGGTGCGGGCGAGCTCGCCGGAGAGCTCGCCGTGCGTCGTGCGCACCACCCGCTCGAGCGCCCCCACGGCGCCCTCGCCCGCGCTGACCGACAGGGCGAGTAGCTCCGCGATGGTGGGCAGCTCAGCGAGCAGGCGCTCCTCCCGTGCAGTGACCTCCCGGGTGAGCTGGTAGTCCCTCATCAGGACCCCGGTGGCGCCGCACACCACCACGAGGACCAGCAGCGGGAGCATCCCGGCCGACCGTCCGGCCGCGATCAGCAGCGCGAGCGCCAGGCCGGCGGCGAGGCCGACGACTCCCCAGACCACCTGCCCGGCACGGAACTCCTCCACGGTCTCGGTCCGCCCCGCGCGCTCGAGGCGGCGGCGCAGCTCGGCGGCGGGCGACCCGAACCTGGCGACGAACCGCACGCCGTCGACCATGACGGGGGCGATGAGCCTCTCGAGCGTGGGGAACGGGGTGCGGGTGGCGGTCACGCGCAGCAGCCGGGAGCCGGTGCGCTGAGGCCGCAGGTACGGAGCGAGGCGCTCATCGAGGGTGATGCGCCGGGCGGCGAGCCGCCACCACACGACGGCGACGCCGAGCCCGCCTAGGGCCCCCACCCCGGCTCCCAGGAGCGCCCCGCTCATCGCAGCACCCGCGGGTCTTCGGGGAGCCGCCCGATCCGGACCATGGTCAGGTACGCGGCCACGGAGCACACCGCGCCGACGAGCAGGACCACCGAGCCGGCGACGGAGTTGTAGGCGCTGGCGGCCTCGGTGCGGGTGGCGAGCATCGCCAGCACGACCCAGGGCGCGGCCACGGCGAGCCTGGCTGCGTACACGGTCCAGCTCTGCCGCGCCTCGAGCTCGCCCCGGGTGCGCGCGTCCTCCCTGAGGAACCCGGACAGCGTGCGCAGCAGGCGACCGAGATCGGTGCCGCCGACGTCGCGAGTGAGCCGCAGCGCCTCGATGATCCGATCCGCGACAGGGTCCGCGAGCCGCGCCTTCAGGTCGTCGAGGCAGTCCCCGAACCGCCCGGTGACCCGGTAGTCCTCGGCGAAGGCGGCGAACGGCTCGCGGAGCTCGACGGGCCCGCGGTCGCCCAGCTGCGCCAGCGACTCGGGCAACGAGAGCCCTGCCCGGATCCCCGATCCGAGGTGGTCCACGACCTCCGGCCACACGTCGCGCAGGCGCGCTCGGCGGCGCCGCGCACGCCCCCGCACCAGCGCGAACGGCGCTGCGGCGCCCATCAGCGCGAAGCAGAACGACACCGCTGGGGCCCGGGTCAACGCCACTCCGACGAACAGGACGAGCACGCCGAGTCCCGTGCTGGCCGCCGCGAGCGATCCTGGCGTGACCTGCGGCGCCCCGGCCTGCACCAACAGGTCCTGGGTGCGCGCCGCCCACCCGTCGCCCCGGGCCGCCGGTCGGCGGGGAGGCGCCCAGCACGACCACCACACGCAGCAGAGCCCTGCCCCGAGCACCAGGCCGATCACGACGCCCATGGCCAGCCCTCAGCGCCCGGCGCGCAGCAGTGCTGGAAGGTCGATGCCGGCGATCGCGAACCGCTCGGCGTGCGGCGGGTACCCCTCGCCCCGCACGAGCTCCTCGCCGCGCAGGTGGAACAGGTCGGCGGTCTCCACGATCCCGTTCTCGACCCGGCCCGGGACGGCGACGATCTCGCAGACCCGACGACGGCCCCGCGCGTCCAGACCCAGGTGCACCACCACGTCGATGGCTGCGGCGACCGTCGGCACCACGAACCTGTCGGAGATGTTCTCCCCGGCGAGCAGCGGGAGCGTGCACAGCTTGGTGAGGGCCTCCCGAGCCGAGTTCGCGTGCAGGGTGCACATCCCCGGCACGCCCGCGTTCAAAGCCACGAGCAGGTCCAGCGCCTCGGCCTCGCGCACCTCGCCGATGAGCAGCCGGTCGGGGCGCATCCGCAGCGCTTCTTTGACGAGGCGCCGCAAGGGGATCTCGCCGGTGCCCTCGAGGCTGGGCTGACGACACTGCAGTGCCACGACGTCCCGGTGGACGAGCCGCAGCTCGAACACCTCCTCGCAGGTGACGATCCGCTGCCGGGCGGGCACCGAGCCCGCGAGCGCGCCGAGCATCGTCGTCTTGCCAGCCTGCGTCGAGCCGGCCACCAGCACGTTGAGACCCACGCGGACTGCGGCGTCGAGGAACGCCGCGGCGGCCACGGGCAGCGACCCGAGGGCGACGAGGTCGTCGAGCCGTTGGGCGCGAGCCACGAACTTCCGGATGTTGACCGCCCAGTCCCGCCGCGTGACGTCGGGGATGACGACGTGCAGCCGCTCACCGCCCGGCAGGCTCGCGTCGACGAACGGGCTGGACAGGTCCAGCCGCCGGCCAGATGCCTTGAGCATCTGCTCCACCAGGTCCCGCACCTGGCCCGCGGTGAGGATCGTGGTGGTGAGCTCGGGCTCCCCGCGCCGGGCGATGAAGACCTCGGTGGGCGAGTTGATCCAGATCTCCTCGACCTCCGGGTCGTCGAGGTATCGCTGCAGCGGCCCGAGCCCGGCGACCGCGTCGACGACGCTCTTCAGTGCGCCCGCCGCGTCGGCCAGCGGCGGGACGGCGCCCACAACGCTCCGGGCGTCATAGTCCGCGATGGCGTCGGTGACGAGCTGCCGCACCCCGCTGCGGTCGCGCACCGGGTCCAGCCCACGACGACGGATCAGCTCGCGCACCTCGGTCTCGAGGATCGCCACGCCGTCCATATCCGCTCCTCGCCCGGTGCCGCGCCCCTCGGTGCGACCGCGGGCGCCCCGACACTAAGGGAGAAACCAGACAGAACGCACCAGACCGTCCACAGGTCGGCCTGCACCCAGCAGGCAATTCACCCGAACGAAGTGACTGCGGGAATGGTCAACGCCGCCGCCAGCGTGAACCCTGCCTGAGGTCTGCCGCGTCACTGGGCGTCCGGACCTCGGGGCGGGTGCGCCGCGGCAGCTCGACGGCGACCGTCGTCCCGGTGACCGGACCGCTGGTCGACGAGGGTCCGCGGGCAAGGACCTGCTCCACCCGCGCCGCCGAGCCTCTCAACGCCTCGGCCGATCGGTCCTCGAGGTATCCCCACACCGCGGACAGTCTGGATGAGCGCCTCGTGCCCGTCGTCGACCTTGCGACGCAGGTTGGACACGAACCGCTCGACGACGACGGAGTCCCCGCCGAAGTCGTACTGCCACACCGCCTCGAGGATCTGCGTCACCACCCCGCTGACGCGCCTCGCCGGATCTCTGGGCGCAGACGCTCAGAACGGCGGGTCGAAAGCGATGGCGCGTGGAGCAGAGGTGCGCATCGGTTCGGGCAGCCCCGCGACGGAGACGACGTCCTCGGCGAGCGGGCAGGTGGCCGGCCGCACATCCCTGAGCCCTTCCCGCCATCCCGTGCGAGGATCTGCGCGTGATGCCCCGAGGTAGCTAGCCCGCGTCGAGTATCCCCTCTTCACGGGCGCCCTGACCGTCCCGCCGGCCTGTGGGCTGCGGTTGATGCCGTCATGCGCTCAGCCCTCGCTCGCCCATCCCCTGACGGGAGCACCTCATGGCTCGGCACGATCACGCCTTCTCGCGGCTCATCGACGACGCCAGCACGACCCCCATCGACGGGTGGCACTTCTCGTTCCTCGAGGGCAGGCAGACCAGCACACCGCTGCCGTGGGACTACGAGCGGCTCGCGGCGGCGCGCCTGGCGTCCGCGGCACACGTCCTTGACGTCGACACCGGCGGTGGCGAGGTCCTGGCGCGCCTGGCCCCGCCGGCGGGGACGATCGCCGTCGAGGATTGGCCGCCCAACATCCCGATAGCGGCGGCCCGGCTCCAGCCGTTGGGCGTGGAGGTGCGCCAACGCGTCGACGGGCGGCTCCCCGTCGCGGACGCCGGAGCCGACCTGGTCCTCAACAGGCACGGCGACCTGGACCTGGCCGAGGCCGCCCGGGTGCTGCGGCCGGGCGGCGTGCTGCTCACCCAGCAGATCGCCGACGTGAACGAGCCCGAGATCGGGGAGGCGCTCGGCGCTCCCGCGGCGACGTTCCCGAACGCCGTCCGGGACCTGGACGATCTGGCGGCGCGCGTCGAGGAGGCCGGGCTGGTGTGCGAGGTGCGCGCGCAGGCGGCGGTCGTCACCCGGTACCTGGACGTCGGGGCCCTGGTGCTGCAGCTGCGCGCAGTCCCGTGGCAGGCGCCGGGGTTCGTGGCCCACGACTCGCTCGACGCGCTGCGGCGCGTCCACCAGCGGATCGAGGCGCACGGCTCGTTCGACGTGACCAGCGTGCGGTTCTTGCTCCACGCCCGTCGGCCTCGCCGACCCGGCCCCACGTCCTGACCGGGCCCACGGCCGGCCCGCTACCGTTGTGAGGGTGAACACTCCTTCTCCGTCCGGTCGCCAGCACCGCCTGGTCCACGGCGACCACCGCGCCACCATCGCCGAGGTGGGCGCCAGCATCCGCGAGTACGCGGTGGCCGGCCGCCCCGTGACCATGCCCTTCGCCGAGGACGTCATCGCGCCCGCCTACTCGGGCGCCGTGCTCGCCCCGTGGCCCAACCGGCTGCGGGACGGCGAGTACACCGTCGACGGCGTCACGTACGAGGTGCCGCTCAACGAGCACGACCGCCGCACCGCCCTGCACGGGCTGGTCAGCCACGCGCGGTTCACCGCCGTGGGCGAGCCCACCGACACAGCCGTCACGCTGCGCCACGACCTGGTGCCGACGCCCGGCTACCCGTGGCCGCTGCGCATCGAGGCGACCTACACGCTGTCCGACGACGGCCTGCGCGTCGAGGTCGCGGCGACGAACCTGGGCGGCTCGGCGGCGCCCTACGGCGTGGGCTTCCACCCGTGGCTCTCCCCCGGCGACGCCCGCGTCGACGAGTGCACGCTGCGCCTGGACGCCGCGACGCACGTGGTCAACGACGACCGGCTGCTGCCCATCGGCGTCGAGCCGGTCGACTCCGATTTCGACTTCCGGGCCCCGCGCCTGCTCGAGGGGGTCGTGCTCGATGACGCGTTCGTCGACCCGGTGCGCGACGCCGACGGCTTGTCCTGGATCCACCTCGCCTCACCGGACGGCCGCACCGCCTCGGTGTGGATGGACGGGTCGATGGACACCTGGCAGGTGTGCACCGGCAACGGCATCCCCCGCATCGACCGTGGCGGGGTCGCCGCCGAGCCGATGAGCTGCATCGCCGACGCGTTCCGCACAGGCGAGCGCCTGGTGAGCCTGGAGCCTGGCGGCACGCACACCGTGACGTGGGGCGTGACCCTCAGCTGACAGTCCCCGGGACCACGGAGCCCGACCACGCCTGGCGTGGTCGGGCTCTGTCATGTCCTGCTCTGCTGGGGGCGATGCCTTGCGGGACGCGCTGCGTCAGCCGAAGTACTCGCCGTCGTCCTTGACGCCCTGCGTGTACTCCCAGTGCCACCGCTCGTACGGGCCGGAGCCGCCGGGCCGGGCCCACTCCGGGTTGTCCCACCCATAGGAGGGGGCGTTCTGGTTGAGCCAGGTCCACTTGTTGCCGCTCGTCTCCGAGGAGCAGAGGTCCACGGCGAGGCCCCAGCCGTGGTTGGACTTGCCCGGCGCCGCTGCCAGGCCGCCCTTCGTCGCCTTGACCCTGATCTGCTCGGAGAGGGTCCGATAGCCGCTGACCAAGCACATGTCCGCGCCGAACCGGGCGACGAACGCCTCGTTGAGCACGGCCAGGGAGACTGCCGCGTCGGCGCGGAGCTGGGTGCGACCGTCCCAGAGCGCGCACAGGTCAGCGGTCTTGAGCTGGCCATTGGTGCCGGGGGCGCGCTTGGCTCCATCGCAGCCCGCCAGCTCCTCCCGCTCCTCGGAGCGGCTCGAGGAGACGGTCGCGCGGAGCGCGGTGGCGTCGGTGGATATGAGCGCCGAGGGCGGCAGGCCGGTGGTGACGGAGGCGCTGAGCGCCTCGACGGTGCTGGGCAGCGTGGCCTCGGCCTGCAGCTCGGCGCCGAACTCCCCCGACGGCAACGGCTTCTGGGTGAGGGGCACGACCACGGTGACACCCGCGAGCGCGGCGAGCACCCCGAGGCGGACGGTCCAGCTCGCGGTCCGGTTGACCGGGCCACGGGGCACCTCGGACCGGGCGGAACGCGAGCCCGCGCCTGTCCGGGCAGAGCGTGCGCCGCTCGACATGACGCGTGACGTGGGCGCCTGGTCGGCGCGCCGCGCCGCCTGCTCGGGTGCGTGCGCCTCCGCGTGGGCGGCGTGCGACGAGTGCGGGTGGCTGGTGCGCTGGGCCACGGGAGACAGCTTGCCTCGCCGCTGGGCCCGCTCTGCCTGCGCCGCCTGCTCGCGCAGCTGGCGACGGGAGACGACGCCGGGGGCGCGCGGATCGGGCTGCGACCCCACGACACCTCCAGAGCTCATGACCACGACGAGGATTGACCCGTCCGGTGGCAGGCCCCAGCGTCGTGCTGGCGTCCTGCTCCTGAGCGGTCACGAAACCATAACGGACACACGCGGTCGATCCAAGCCGTCTGGACGCCTGTCCAGACATCATCCACCCGAATGCACGACCACGTAACCAACGTTTCGGACATCTCGCACGTCAGCGCATCCCGTCGCGCTGCATCGCGTCCCGGACCTCGCCGACCAGCTCCTCGAGGATGTCCTCCAAGAAGACGACGCCCTCAGTGCGCCCGCCCTGCTCGACCCGGGCCAGGTGGGCCCCGGAACGCTGCATCGCGGCCAGCGCCTCCTCGACCTCGGCCTCGGGCTTCACCACGGCCAGCGCCCGCACGCGCCACGTCGGCACCGGCAGGTCGCGGGTGGCCTCGTCGGCGTACAGGACGTCCTTGAGGTGCAGGTAGCCCACCGGCACGCCCGCGCCGTCGAGCACCGGGAAGCGGCTGTACCCGGTGCGGGCGACGTGCTTCTCGACATCGGCCGGCGTGGCCTCCGCGCCGAGGGTCACGAGCTCGTCGAGGGGGATCATCACCTCGGCGGCGGTGCGGTCGGAGAACTGGATGGCGCCCGAGAGCAGTCCCTGCGCGTCGTCGATGAGGCCCTCGGCCTGCGACAGCTCGACGATCGAGCGGACCTCCTGCGCGGTGAAGGCGGAGGCGACCTCGTCCTTGGGCTCCACGCCGAACAGGCGCAGCACGTGGTTGGCGAGCCAGTTGAGCCCGGAGATCACCGGCCGGACCACGCGCCCAATCCACACCAGCGGCGGCCCGAACCACAGCACCGCGCGGTCCGGCCCCGCGACCGCGAGGTTCTTGGGCACCATCTCGCCGAGCACCACGTGCAGGTAGACGACGATGGCCAGTGCCAGCACGAACGCGATGGGATGCGCCAGGCTGGTGCTCACGCCCACGGCGTGCAGCGGGTCCTCGATGAGGTGCGCGATGGCGGGCTCCGCGACGAGGCCCAGCGTGGTCGAGCAGACCGTGACGCCGAGCTGGGCGCACGCCAGCATGAGGGAGACGTGCTCCATGGCCCACAGCACGGTGCGGGCCCGCCGGTTGCCCGCCTCGGCCAGCGGCTCGATCGAGCTGCGCCGGGCCGAGATGATGGCGAACTCCGCGCCGACGAAGAAGGCGTTGCCGGCGAGCAGGATCGCCGCGAAGAGGAGGGCCAGGCTGCTGTTCACGACTCTCCCCGCTCGTTGCGCGACCAGCGTGGGCCGTCGCGGTCGGGCACCGTGCGGTCCCGCTCGTCGTCGAGGCCGTCCGCCTCGGGTGGGGCCGGGGTGACGGCCACGCGCTCGACGCGCCGCCCCTGCATCTGCTCGACGCGCAGCCGCACGCCGCCTGCCTCGACCTCGTCACCCGCCTCGGGCACGCGGCCCAGCAACGCCATGACCAGGCCGCCCAGCGTCTCGTAGGGGCCGTCAGCCGGCACAGTCAGGCCGGTGACCTCGGTGAGCTCGTCGGGCCGCAGCAGCCCGGGCAGCACCCAGGTGCCGTCGGCCCGCAGCGAGGCGGGATTGCGGCGCCGGTCGTGCTCGTCGGCGACGTCTCCCACGAGCTCCTCGACGACGTCCTCGAGGGTGACGATGCCGGAGGTGCCGCCGTACTCGTCGACCACCACCGCCATCTGCAGCCCGAG
The sequence above is a segment of the Cellulomonas chengniuliangii genome. Coding sequences within it:
- a CDS encoding pilus assembly protein produces the protein MDFVLVGALTSLIFAAVLQLALIQHVRNTLVDCAAEGARYAALADRGVEEGAERTRALVSAGLSDRYAQEVSARRAQVDGLDVVEVRITAPMPVAGLLGPDRALTVVGHALAEGGE
- a CDS encoding type II secretion system F family protein codes for the protein MSGALLGAGVGALGGLGVAVVWWRLAARRITLDERLAPYLRPQRTGSRLLRVTATRTPFPTLERLIAPVMVDGVRFVARFGSPAAELRRRLERAGRTETVEEFRAGQVVWGVVGLAAGLALALLIAAGRSAGMLPLLVLVVVCGATGVLMRDYQLTREVTAREERLLAELPTIAELLALSVSAGEGAVGALERVVRTTHGELSGELARTLADARSGTPLAHALEKLADRTGLPALARFAEGVAVAVERGTPLAEVLRSQAQDVREHRRRDLMELGGRKEVLMMVPVVFLILPVTIVFAVFPSIAVLKVGL
- a CDS encoding type II secretion system F family protein — encoded protein: MGVVIGLVLGAGLCCVWWSCWAPPRRPAARGDGWAARTQDLLVQAGAPQVTPGSLAAASTGLGVLVLFVGVALTRAPAVSFCFALMGAAAPFALVRGRARRRRARLRDVWPEVVDHLGSGIRAGLSLPESLAQLGDRGPVELREPFAAFAEDYRVTGRFGDCLDDLKARLADPVADRIIEALRLTRDVGGTDLGRLLRTLSGFLREDARTRGELEARQSWTVYAARLAVAAPWVVLAMLATRTEAASAYNSVAGSVVLLVGAVCSVAAYLTMVRIGRLPEDPRVLR
- a CDS encoding CpaF family protein, coding for MDGVAILETEVRELIRRRGLDPVRDRSGVRQLVTDAIADYDARSVVGAVPPLADAAGALKSVVDAVAGLGPLQRYLDDPEVEEIWINSPTEVFIARRGEPELTTTILTAGQVRDLVEQMLKASGRRLDLSSPFVDASLPGGERLHVVIPDVTRRDWAVNIRKFVARAQRLDDLVALGSLPVAAAAFLDAAVRVGLNVLVAGSTQAGKTTMLGALAGSVPARQRIVTCEEVFELRLVHRDVVALQCRQPSLEGTGEIPLRRLVKEALRMRPDRLLIGEVREAEALDLLVALNAGVPGMCTLHANSAREALTKLCTLPLLAGENISDRFVVPTVAAAIDVVVHLGLDARGRRRVCEIVAVPGRVENGIVETADLFHLRGEELVRGEGYPPHAERFAIAGIDLPALLRAGR
- a CDS encoding winged helix-turn-helix domain-containing protein; its protein translation is MVTQILEAVWQYDFGGDSVVVERFVSNLRRKVDDGHEALIQTVRGVGIPRGPIGRGVERLGGAGGAGPCPRTLVDQRSGHRDDGRRRAAAAHPPRGPDAQ
- a CDS encoding class I SAM-dependent methyltransferase, coding for MARHDHAFSRLIDDASTTPIDGWHFSFLEGRQTSTPLPWDYERLAAARLASAAHVLDVDTGGGEVLARLAPPAGTIAVEDWPPNIPIAAARLQPLGVEVRQRVDGRLPVADAGADLVLNRHGDLDLAEAARVLRPGGVLLTQQIADVNEPEIGEALGAPAATFPNAVRDLDDLAARVEEAGLVCEVRAQAAVVTRYLDVGALVLQLRAVPWQAPGFVAHDSLDALRRVHQRIEAHGSFDVTSVRFLLHARRPRRPGPTS
- a CDS encoding aldose 1-epimerase family protein; this translates as MNTPSPSGRQHRLVHGDHRATIAEVGASIREYAVAGRPVTMPFAEDVIAPAYSGAVLAPWPNRLRDGEYTVDGVTYEVPLNEHDRRTALHGLVSHARFTAVGEPTDTAVTLRHDLVPTPGYPWPLRIEATYTLSDDGLRVEVAATNLGGSAAPYGVGFHPWLSPGDARVDECTLRLDAATHVVNDDRLLPIGVEPVDSDFDFRAPRLLEGVVLDDAFVDPVRDADGLSWIHLASPDGRTASVWMDGSMDTWQVCTGNGIPRIDRGGVAAEPMSCIADAFRTGERLVSLEPGGTHTVTWGVTLS
- a CDS encoding M15 family metallopeptidase, with product MSSGGVVGSQPDPRAPGVVSRRQLREQAAQAERAQRRGKLSPVAQRTSHPHSSHAAHAEAHAPEQAARRADQAPTSRVMSSGARSARTGAGSRSARSEVPRGPVNRTASWTVRLGVLAALAGVTVVVPLTQKPLPSGEFGAELQAEATLPSTVEALSASVTTGLPPSALISTDATALRATVSSSRSEEREELAGCDGAKRAPGTNGQLKTADLCALWDGRTQLRADAAVSLAVLNEAFVARFGADMCLVSGYRTLSEQIRVKATKGGLAAAPGKSNHGWGLAVDLCSSETSGNKWTWLNQNAPSYGWDNPEWARPGGSGPYERWHWEYTQGVKDDGEYFG
- a CDS encoding hemolysin family protein, whose amino-acid sequence is MNSSLALLFAAILLAGNAFFVGAEFAIISARRSSIEPLAEAGNRRARTVLWAMEHVSLMLACAQLGVTVCSTTLGLVAEPAIAHLIEDPLHAVGVSTSLAHPIAFVLALAIVVYLHVVLGEMVPKNLAVAGPDRAVLWFGPPLVWIGRVVRPVISGLNWLANHVLRLFGVEPKDEVASAFTAQEVRSIVELSQAEGLIDDAQGLLSGAIQFSDRTAAEVMIPLDELVTLGAEATPADVEKHVARTGYSRFPVLDGAGVPVGYLHLKDVLYADEATRDLPVPTWRVRALAVVKPEAEVEEALAAMQRSGAHLARVEQGGRTEGVVFLEDILEELVGEVRDAMQRDGMR